The proteins below come from a single Faecalibaculum rodentium genomic window:
- a CDS encoding CorA family divalent cation transporter, with product METVETENTTVQSDADQVEILGLEEFRKKEPGICSIRHIDKVISKPEFCKASNFRGLVYGTFVIPSKKNLQISHNIFAFCLTPDKLYFIDEGSKVRKKVRAMEEEYDDEIRTPLVFLLDFMEYLIREDLYVLQGYEKTLSQLAERMNAGTVADTGKDFMYMRSQLNALYTYYEQLSNMAQTMEQVVVQSGDETAQTLLSLYIQRVQHLAQMTHTLKESLTQVLDMKQAKLSERQNDLVNLLTIVTSIFTPLTLITGWFGMNFVNMHLLKEPWGYTSVIVFCVILTLAEILVIRNWKIFRKQ from the coding sequence ATGGAAACCGTGGAAACCGAAAACACGACGGTGCAGTCAGACGCCGACCAGGTGGAGATCCTGGGGCTGGAGGAATTCCGCAAGAAAGAGCCGGGGATCTGCAGCATCAGGCACATTGACAAAGTCATCAGCAAGCCGGAATTCTGCAAGGCCTCGAACTTCCGGGGACTGGTGTACGGGACCTTTGTGATCCCGTCCAAGAAAAACCTCCAGATTTCGCACAACATCTTTGCCTTCTGCCTGACTCCCGACAAGCTGTATTTCATTGACGAAGGCTCCAAGGTGCGCAAGAAAGTCAGGGCCATGGAGGAAGAATACGACGATGAGATCCGGACACCGCTGGTGTTTCTTTTGGACTTCATGGAATACCTGATCCGGGAGGATCTCTACGTCCTGCAGGGATACGAAAAGACGCTCTCCCAGCTCGCCGAGCGCATGAATGCCGGCACAGTTGCGGACACCGGCAAGGATTTCATGTACATGCGCAGTCAGCTCAATGCCCTGTACACCTACTACGAGCAGCTCTCGAACATGGCCCAGACCATGGAACAGGTCGTGGTGCAGTCCGGGGATGAAACCGCCCAGACGCTGCTGTCCCTGTACATCCAGCGTGTGCAGCACCTCGCGCAGATGACACACACGCTGAAGGAATCCCTGACACAGGTGCTGGACATGAAGCAGGCAAAGCTCTCGGAGCGTCAGAATGACCTGGTGAATCTGTTGACGATCGTGACATCGATTTTTACCCCTCTGACGCTGATCACCGGCTGGTTCGGAATGAATTTCGTGAACATGCACCTGCTCAAGGAGCCCTGGGGCTATACGTCGGTGATCGTGTTCTGCGTGATCCTGACACTGGCGGAGATCCTGGTAATCCGCAACTGGAAGATTTTCCGGAAGCAGTAG
- the rsmD gene encoding 16S rRNA (guanine(966)-N(2))-methyltransferase RsmD: protein MRVISGTARGRAIEAPAGLDTRPVTDKIRQSLFNIWQFDIPGCRFLDLFSGSGSMGIEALSRGAERAVMVEKRKDAADVIRRNLQNLGLMKHAVVLQEDVFDAVSRLDKKGETFDIIYLDPPYTVDEIFEPVMQRMGQTRLLEDDGVLVIRTRKEKDMASEYGNLEKFREKVYGISRAHFYRLKDSASADPEADDGKTEGGRSNPAASRASAAEPASAVTGHQEA, encoded by the coding sequence TGGATACCCGCCCCGTGACGGACAAAATCCGGCAGTCTCTTTTCAATATCTGGCAGTTCGACATTCCGGGCTGCCGCTTTCTCGATCTCTTCTCCGGATCGGGATCCATGGGCATCGAAGCCCTCTCCCGCGGGGCAGAGCGCGCCGTCATGGTGGAAAAACGGAAAGATGCCGCCGATGTCATCCGCCGCAACCTGCAGAATCTGGGACTCATGAAACACGCCGTGGTGCTCCAGGAAGATGTGTTCGACGCCGTCAGCCGTCTCGACAAAAAAGGGGAGACCTTTGACATCATTTATCTCGATCCTCCCTACACCGTGGACGAGATCTTCGAACCTGTTATGCAGCGCATGGGCCAGACCCGTCTGCTGGAGGACGATGGCGTGCTCGTGATCCGCACCCGGAAGGAAAAGGACATGGCTTCGGAGTACGGGAACCTGGAAAAGTTCCGGGAGAAAGTCTATGGCATTTCCCGCGCCCATTTCTACCGCCTGAAGGACAGCGCTTCTGCAGACCCGGAGGCCGATGATGGAAAAACCGAAGGCGGACGGAGCAATCCGGCAGCCAGTCGGGCATCCGCAGCAGAACCGGCATCAGCCGTAACAGGACACCAGGAGGCATGA